The Terrirubrum flagellatum nucleotide sequence GTCGCCAGGCTTCATCGGACGAACCTTTCCGCTGAAAGATTCATTCGCATCATCTGCGACGTTCGCCGCGACTCCCTGGAACTGGCGGATATGTCCGAGCGGAAGAAAGCCCTGATCCTCATAGAGCCGGCGTCCGGCCTTTGTCGCTGTCAGTCTCAGCGAGCGATCCCCCGCCTGATCGAAGATCGCGCGCATGAGAAGGCGACCTGTACCTTTCGCCTGCAGGCGCGGCGACACGATCACCATGCCAACCGCGCCGGCGTCTTGTCCAAACGGCCACCACATCGCAGAGCCATAGATGCGGCCCGCGCTATCCGCGGCGACGACGCCGTGACCCACTTCGAGAGCAAAGCGCCACTCTTCAAGACGATGGGGCCAGCCGACCTCCACCGTCAGCCCGTGCAAGGCGTGAAGATCAGATTCGCGCATCTCGCGGATGAAACGATCGGGCTGCGCGGTCGATTGCGACGACGTCTCCGCCATGGCTCTGGTCTCCACGGTCCTCACGCCAATGCCGGCGCAGCGGCAAAGCGCGAGATGTGATAGGGTTCGATCGGCGTCGAAGAGGCGCCCGTCGCGATGAGTTCGGCCATGACGTCGCCAACGCCGGGACCGATCTGAAATCCGGCGCCACAGAAGCCGAACGCATAGAATAGTCCGGGGACTTTCGCGCTTGGCCCCATGATCGGGAGATCATCCGGCAAATAGCTTTCAATGCCGCTCCAGGTGCGAATGATGTTGAGCTGCGCCAGCGCCGGCATGACGCGGCGCATCTGAACCACCTGGCTGATGCTGTTGCGCGGATCGACATAGGCGCGCTTCTCATCAACGAGCGCCGGGCCGCGCGTTCCCCCGCCATAGACGATGTTTCCGCGCGTCACCTGACGGAAATAGACCGTCTCCTCCACATGCGGCGATGAAACGCCGAATGTCGGCCCCAACCGATAGGGCGCGGGTTCGGTCACCGCCATTTGCGGTCCATGCACGGCGAGCGGAACCGGCTCGTCGAAGCGTTTCGCCATCGCGCCCGCCCAGGCGCCGGCGGTGATCAGCACGACTGGCGCGCGATGAACGCCCTTGTCGCGCGTGACAACCTCGAACTCGGCGCCGATGCGCTCGATTTCGAGAACTTCCGCCTCTTCGATCACCTCTGCGCCGGCGCGCTTCGCGGCGCGGCCGAACGCGGGAGCGGCGAGACGCGGATTGGCGTGGCCGTCATGCGGCGCGTAGGAGCCCGCGATCGCCTCGCGGCCGATATAGGGGAAACGATCGCGCAACGCATTCGCGCTGATCATCTCAAGATCAAGCCCGTAGCGATTGGCGTCCTTCGCATAGGACTCAAGCTTGTCCGCCTGCTCGCGCGTCCAGCAGACGCGCAAATGCCCAGTGGCGATGAATTCGCAATCCTCGCCGATCAATTCAGGCAGACGGCCCCAGATCTCGCGCGCGCGATTGGCGAGCGGCAATTGATGGATATATCGCCCTTGCCGCCGCACATTGCCGAAATTGGTTCCGCTCGCCTGCTGGCCGACAAGTCCGCGCTCCAGCAGCGTGACGCGCTGGCCGCGCTGGCGAAGGAAAAAAGCCGCGGACGCGCCCATGATGCCGCCGCCGACGATGATGACGTCGGTCTTCACGGCACGGGCTCCGCAGCGGCTTCCTTCACGAGCGAAATCGTCAGCGGCTTGACCGGCGCCTGGCCGCGGAGGCGGCCGACGCTCTCAAGCGGCGCGTTGCGCGCGGCGCTCAGAATCTCCGCCGCGGCATGGCCGCAGAAGCGGCCCTGACATCGGCCCATGCCGATGCGGCTCAAGGCCTTGGCGCGATTCATCTCGGGCGCATCCTTCGCCGTCGCGACTTCGCGAATCTGGCCCGCCGTCAGAACTTCACAGCGGCACACGACAACGTCGTCAGCCACGTCGCGCGCGAGATGCGCAGGCCATGGAAACGCCGTCGCCAACCCGCGACGGAAGCGCTCCATGCGCGCGCGACCACGGCGCAATTTCGCCAGTTCCATGTCATCGATGGAAAGGCCACAATCCCTCAACGCCGCAAGTGCTGCGAGACGCCCGGCGATCTCGGCGCCGTCCGCGCCCAGCACGCGCGCGCCATCGCCGGCGAGATAAACGCCCGTGACTGAGCTTCGTCCATCTTCATCGGTCTCCGGCGCCCATTGCCCCAGCGCGGAATCGAATCCGAAGCGACAGCGCGCGAGATCGGCGAGCTGCGTCTCCGATCGCAGATGGAATCCAAGGCCGACAGCATCGCAATCAAGCGTCTCTTCGCTGTCGCCGACGCGATAGCGAAGACGCTCCACCTGCGCCTTGCCTTCGATCGCGATCGGCGTCACGCTATAGCGCATGCGAACGCCGCGGGCGAGAAGCGCGGCGCGATAGTAAAGACCCTTCGCGAGAACATCAGGCCGCGATGCGAGATCAGGGAGAGCTCTGATCTGCGCCGCGAAAGGCGATGTGTCGAGCACCGCCGCGACGTCAACTCCAGCTTTCGCGTATTGATAGGCGACGAGCGTGAGCAGCGGCCCGGTTCCGACGAAAGCCACGCGCCGGCCGATGGCGCAGGCCTGCGCCTTCAGCGCGATCTGCGCCGCGCCCAAGCTGTAGCAGCCGGGCTTGGTCCAGCCCCGCACAGGGATGAGCCTGTCCGTCGCTCCGGTCGCAAGGATGAGAATGTCGAATGCTATTTCAGACGTGACGCCATCGCGCGCCGCGTGGACGGCGCCGTCATAGATGTTCCAGACGAGAGTCTGCGGGCGATAGTCGATCTTGTCCGCGAGCGCGTCGAAAACGTCATGCAGCGCCCGCGCGCGGCGCGCCTCGAAGCCATAGAGAGCTCTATAGGCCCGCGTGAAGCCTGCGGGCTGACGGCGATAGATCTGACCGCCGCTCGCGACACCTTCATCGATCACGATGGGGCGCAGGCCCGCGCGCGCGAATGTCTCCGCCGCGCGAACGCCGGCGGGGCCGGCGCCGACGATAACTATGCGGGGCGTGGCCATGACGCCTCCGATGGCGGTTGCGTGATCAATCTCATGCCAGTCGCGACAGGCGTCGTGCAGGCGCGCAGCCTTTCGCCCTCCGCCGTCCACATCCAGCAATCCTGGCACGCGCCCATGAGGCAGAAGCCGGCGCGCGCGCCATCGCCGAATTCGGACTGGCGCAGGACGCCTCCATGCGTCAGCGCGGCGACCAGCACCGTGTCGCCAGCCAGCGCCTCGACGGGCGCGCCGTCGATCTCGATCGCGACGACCGGGCGACCGATTTCCGCAAGGCGCGCGAAGCGGGCGTGAGGCACGCGATCTCCAGGCTCGAACAATATTCTCGATGACAAGCTACGCCGGCGCGCCGGCGCATGCCGCTCGATTGAGCGCGCGCGGCGCGGCTTCGTTGCAAATCATCGCCGAGATGTAGCAGATCATGCGGCGGCGAGCGCGTGGATGGAAAGCACAAAGCGCCGCTACGGGCGTGAACATGATCGGGCCTGCCAAAGGCGGCGCGTCTGCGCCGCATCATCTGCCGCGCCAGCGCCGTAGCATGGCGCCTGTCGTGAAGTGCGCATGAGGGTCGAATGAGCCGTATCGTCATCGTCGGCGCAGGCATTGTCGGACTTTCGGTGGCGCGCGCGGCGCTCAAGGCTGGCCACACGGTTCATATTCTCGAGCAGGGGCCGGCGCCGAACCCGCAATCGGCGTCCTACGATCTGCACCGGATGATCCGCTATCCCTATGGCGCAGCCGCCGGCTATACGCGGATGGTGACCGACGCCTTCGGCGCGTGGGATCGCGTCTGGAACGACCTTGGCGCGACGCATTTCGAGAACACCGGATCGATCGCGGTCTCGCTCGAACCCGGCGATTATGCGGAAAAGACGAAACGCGTCTTCGAGGAGATCAGGCTTCCACACGAAATCCTTGATCGAAACGCTGTCGAAAGGCTGTGTCCGCATCTCACGCTGCCTGAACAGGCCTGGGGCGTGGTCGCCTTTCCCGGCGGTCCCCTGTTCGCGAGCCGCATCGTCAGCGAACTGACCGCCTGGGTGAAAGCGAACGGCGCAACGATCGAGGATCATTGCGAGGTCGCAAGCGTCGACATGGAAGCAGGCGTCGCGACGCGGGCCGATGGGACCACAATTTCAGGCGATCTGCTGCTGATCGCCGCCGGCGCCTGGTTGCCGCGCCTCATTCCCGGCCGCTATTCCGACAGTTCGGTCTATCGTCAGGGGCTCTGCTACGTCACGCCGCCCGCGGCCTATGAGAAGAGCTGGCGCGAAGCGCCCGCCATCGCGGTGCTTGGCGACCACACAGGCTACACGCTGCCTGACCTGCGCGGCGCGGGACTGAAGATCGGCTACAGCAATCACCGCCGCCTTGCGAAGCCCTACGAATATGGCTTCGGCTCCGATCTCGAAAGCGAGGGCGCTGCGATCCTCGGTCCATTCAAGCCGTATTTCCGCGACTTCGAGCAATATCGGCCGACGCGCATCCAAGTCGGGTTCTACATCCTCGACGCATCGCGGCGCTTCAAGATGGATCGCGTGGGCAAGAGCCTGGTCGTGACCAATTGCGACGGCCAGATGTTCAAATTCGGACCGCTGA carries:
- a CDS encoding (2Fe-2S)-binding protein, which encodes MPHARFARLAEIGRPVVAIEIDGAPVEALAGDTVLVAALTHGGVLRQSEFGDGARAGFCLMGACQDCWMWTAEGERLRACTTPVATGMRLITQPPSEASWPRPA
- a CDS encoding FAD-dependent oxidoreductase, translated to MKTDVIIVGGGIMGASAAFFLRQRGQRVTLLERGLVGQQASGTNFGNVRRQGRYIHQLPLANRAREIWGRLPELIGEDCEFIATGHLRVCWTREQADKLESYAKDANRYGLDLEMISANALRDRFPYIGREAIAGSYAPHDGHANPRLAAPAFGRAAKRAGAEVIEEAEVLEIERIGAEFEVVTRDKGVHRAPVVLITAGAWAGAMAKRFDEPVPLAVHGPQMAVTEPAPYRLGPTFGVSSPHVEETVYFRQVTRGNIVYGGGTRGPALVDEKRAYVDPRNSISQVVQMRRVMPALAQLNIIRTWSGIESYLPDDLPIMGPSAKVPGLFYAFGFCGAGFQIGPGVGDVMAELIATGASSTPIEPYHISRFAAAPALA
- a CDS encoding NAD(P)/FAD-dependent oxidoreductase gives rise to the protein MSRIVIVGAGIVGLSVARAALKAGHTVHILEQGPAPNPQSASYDLHRMIRYPYGAAAGYTRMVTDAFGAWDRVWNDLGATHFENTGSIAVSLEPGDYAEKTKRVFEEIRLPHEILDRNAVERLCPHLTLPEQAWGVVAFPGGPLFASRIVSELTAWVKANGATIEDHCEVASVDMEAGVATRADGTTISGDLLLIAAGAWLPRLIPGRYSDSSVYRQGLCYVTPPAAYEKSWREAPAIAVLGDHTGYTLPDLRGAGLKIGYSNHRRLAKPYEYGFGSDLESEGAAILGPFKPYFRDFEQYRPTRIQVGFYILDASRRFKMDRVGKSLVVTNCDGQMFKFGPLIGERIISMFEGKQSAAELAHWAAGY
- a CDS encoding FAD/NAD(P)-binding oxidoreductase, producing the protein MATPRIVIVGAGPAGVRAAETFARAGLRPIVIDEGVASGGQIYRRQPAGFTRAYRALYGFEARRARALHDVFDALADKIDYRPQTLVWNIYDGAVHAARDGVTSEIAFDILILATGATDRLIPVRGWTKPGCYSLGAAQIALKAQACAIGRRVAFVGTGPLLTLVAYQYAKAGVDVAAVLDTSPFAAQIRALPDLASRPDVLAKGLYYRAALLARGVRMRYSVTPIAIEGKAQVERLRYRVGDSEETLDCDAVGLGFHLRSETQLADLARCRFGFDSALGQWAPETDEDGRSSVTGVYLAGDGARVLGADGAEIAGRLAALAALRDCGLSIDDMELAKLRRGRARMERFRRGLATAFPWPAHLARDVADDVVVCRCEVLTAGQIREVATAKDAPEMNRAKALSRIGMGRCQGRFCGHAAAEILSAARNAPLESVGRLRGQAPVKPLTISLVKEAAAEPVP
- a CDS encoding GNAT family N-acetyltransferase — encoded protein: MAETSSQSTAQPDRFIREMRESDLHALHGLTVEVGWPHRLEEWRFALEVGHGVVAADSAGRIYGSAMWWPFGQDAGAVGMVIVSPRLQAKGTGRLLMRAIFDQAGDRSLRLTATKAGRRLYEDQGFLPLGHIRQFQGVAANVADDANESFSGKVRPMKPGDEVALLALDRGATGVDRSVALRAALGRSTGFVCERGGDVVGFALCRAFGRGRLLGPMVAEDDAMAIALARPHVEANVGGFFRADTAFYEGDYAAFLARAGLAEVDSGLVMGRGAEWRRTGAATYALINQALG